The Lewinellaceae bacterium genome has a window encoding:
- a CDS encoding PAS domain S-box protein: MEKETEHWKKRLEEEQERRAQAEAQLQILRKELDATRQALELGMGTSWKSDEKGTRPVRNPFDNLVEHATDIIYLVDENGYFTLVNTQAVVQFGYRKENLLGRHFSEFVSPDQRLKVYEYYVRMRDEGIEKTYLEFPVINAAGGEIWIGQNVTRVNDENGKLHFTAIARDITGKYHKEQKLRSFMTMVTALVTNIRAAMVIENQDHQVVILNPTFSNLFSLKEKLSDLEGSHFPSLLLQNRHLFKSPDDFADRIRSIIDSKEVHAGEEIVMNNNKTVLLNFVPIVSEGDFFGNLWYFEDISARKDKELQIKRSEEKYRGIIENMEFGIMEVNQDGYIIRAYDRFCKLTGYREEELLGQNAIDMLLPPNYKEMMRRNDESRKQGISNVYESEIITKSGKIMNVLIGGAPFYDETGKFIGSMGIHYDITLQKQLQRELEKARQEAENARDAEKEFLANMSHEIRNPINTILGATHLLFDTPLNKEQHELITSLRNSSEILHALVNDILDISKITEGKFELNKKRFNLYDHVYTLAHSFQLPVQSKGLSLFIHLEKDLQVEVFEDKTVLSQILINLFTNALKFTNQGHILFYGCQLAETDEHYTFEFSIKDTGIGIGEDRISTIFDRFNQAGKAIQSQYGGTGLGLSICQKLIQMHHGEIRVFSRLNQGTTFTFNLQLEKATEIPYPEKLSNHSAIEKLHGIRVLIVEDNTMNQQYLNSLFHKLGMVSQVAMDGLKALDLLDRHGFDLILMDIRMPHLDGYETTARLRAMQGNVNQNIPIIALTASALKDEKDKALASGMNYHLSKPFLPEQIIDLMIQAVDGYYSGDTASAHIEKRKRHQTVSELYDGDWEHYYLMVDLFIRNMPEELRDIERLLDNDLGDQLIHHLHKIKPSYAMIGYPELAKEIEMIEMNLEKGLLKRGEMSEFIHRLRERTIDIINHISSAPVTQL; this comes from the coding sequence ATGGAAAAGGAGACTGAACACTGGAAAAAACGACTAGAGGAAGAACAAGAGCGCCGGGCTCAAGCGGAAGCTCAATTGCAAATACTGAGAAAAGAGTTGGATGCCACCCGGCAGGCACTGGAACTGGGCATGGGTACGAGTTGGAAATCCGACGAAAAGGGAACCCGCCCGGTCCGCAACCCCTTTGACAATCTGGTAGAGCATGCAACAGACATCATCTACCTGGTGGATGAGAACGGTTATTTTACCCTCGTCAATACGCAGGCCGTTGTCCAATTCGGTTACCGGAAAGAAAATCTCCTCGGAAGGCATTTTTCTGAATTCGTCTCCCCGGATCAGCGCCTGAAGGTCTATGAGTATTATGTGCGTATGCGTGACGAAGGCATCGAGAAAACCTACCTGGAGTTTCCCGTGATCAATGCCGCCGGTGGAGAGATCTGGATCGGTCAGAATGTGACCAGGGTGAACGATGAAAACGGAAAGCTCCACTTCACGGCCATCGCCCGTGACATCACCGGTAAATACCACAAGGAACAGAAACTGCGGTCCTTTATGACCATGGTTACCGCTCTGGTTACCAACATCCGGGCTGCAATGGTCATTGAAAACCAGGATCACCAGGTCGTAATCCTGAATCCCACCTTTAGTAACCTCTTCAGTCTGAAAGAAAAGTTATCCGATCTGGAAGGCAGCCACTTCCCCAGCCTTCTGCTTCAAAACCGGCATTTGTTCAAATCGCCGGATGATTTTGCCGACAGGATACGGTCCATCATCGACTCGAAAGAAGTTCATGCCGGCGAAGAAATCGTCATGAATAACAATAAGACGGTGCTCCTGAACTTCGTCCCTATTGTTTCCGAAGGCGATTTTTTTGGTAACCTGTGGTATTTTGAGGATATCAGCGCCCGTAAGGACAAAGAACTGCAGATCAAGCGCAGTGAAGAAAAATACCGGGGCATCATCGAAAACATGGAGTTTGGCATCATGGAAGTCAATCAGGACGGTTACATCATCCGCGCCTACGACCGTTTTTGCAAACTCACCGGATACCGGGAAGAAGAACTGCTGGGACAGAACGCCATCGACATGCTGCTCCCACCCAATTACAAGGAGATGATGCGCCGGAATGATGAAAGCCGCAAGCAGGGCATCAGCAATGTCTACGAATCCGAGATCATCACCAAGTCCGGCAAAATCATGAATGTATTGATCGGAGGTGCACCATTCTACGATGAGACCGGCAAATTCATAGGTTCCATGGGCATTCACTACGACATCACCCTGCAGAAACAGCTGCAACGGGAACTGGAGAAAGCGCGGCAGGAAGCAGAGAACGCCCGTGATGCCGAGAAGGAATTCCTTGCCAATATGAGCCACGAGATTCGCAATCCCATCAACACCATCCTGGGAGCCACTCACCTGCTTTTTGACACCCCATTGAATAAAGAACAGCATGAACTGATCACCTCACTGCGCAATTCTTCCGAGATCCTGCATGCCCTGGTCAATGATATACTGGACATCTCCAAAATCACCGAAGGCAAATTTGAACTGAATAAAAAGCGCTTTAACCTGTACGACCACGTCTATACCCTAGCCCATTCTTTCCAGCTGCCGGTGCAATCCAAAGGCCTCTCTCTATTCATTCATTTGGAGAAAGACCTGCAGGTAGAGGTATTTGAAGATAAGACGGTCCTCAGCCAGATCCTGATCAACCTGTTTACCAATGCCCTGAAATTTACGAATCAGGGACACATTCTCTTTTATGGATGTCAACTGGCGGAGACTGACGAGCATTACACTTTCGAATTTTCCATCAAAGATACCGGGATCGGCATCGGTGAAGATCGCATCAGCACCATCTTTGACCGCTTCAATCAGGCCGGCAAAGCCATCCAGAGTCAATACGGCGGTACCGGACTGGGCTTGAGTATCTGCCAGAAGCTGATCCAGATGCATCATGGCGAGATCAGGGTGTTTTCACGCCTCAATCAGGGAACCACTTTCACGTTTAATCTGCAACTCGAAAAGGCAACCGAAATCCCTTACCCCGAAAAATTATCCAACCATTCGGCCATTGAAAAATTGCACGGGATACGCGTTTTGATCGTAGAAGACAACACGATGAACCAGCAATATCTGAACAGCCTCTTTCACAAATTGGGCATGGTGTCCCAGGTAGCTATGGACGGACTTAAGGCACTGGACCTGCTTGACCGTCACGGGTTTGACCTCATCCTGATGGATATCCGCATGCCTCACCTGGATGGCTATGAAACGACTGCCCGTTTACGCGCCATGCAGGGCAATGTCAATCAAAACATACCGATCATCGCACTCACTGCCTCGGCACTTAAGGACGAAAAAGATAAAGCGCTGGCCAGCGGTATGAACTACCACCTGAGCAAACCATTCCTTCCGGAGCAGATCATTGACCTGATGATCCAGGCTGTGGATGGATATTATTCAGGAGATACTGCCTCCGCTCACATTGAAAAACGGAAGCGGCACCAGACGGTCAGCGAACTATACGATGGCGACTGGGAGCACTATTACCTGATGGTCGACTTATTCATCCGGAATATGCCGGAAGAACTACGCGATATTGAGCGATTGCTGGACAACGACT
- a CDS encoding outer membrane lipoprotein carrier protein LolA, with translation MKVRGCIPMLMFLLSGSLAWTQTPRSADLEVSDSRAVNLLQMTKEKMDNWTDVTVDFVMTTTMPDQTQSKQTGKLYQQGAKYRLELPDRTLVCDGKSMWSFLRDANEIQIQDAADVQDEGYATPLDWLKIYNDQSYFFALVDQVKDHGQTLDLIEFKSKIRDEEVSKARLSLDPQSIPRALELFYRDGVRMSLQLTTLKPNQQIAANLFQMDVNKYPGAHVEDLRF, from the coding sequence ATGAAGGTTCGTGGTTGTATTCCGATGTTGATGTTCCTCCTGTCAGGCAGCTTGGCTTGGACGCAGACCCCACGGAGTGCGGATCTGGAAGTATCCGATTCCAGGGCAGTCAACCTGCTGCAAATGACCAAAGAGAAAATGGACAACTGGACGGATGTCACGGTGGACTTCGTGATGACAACCACGATGCCCGATCAAACCCAAAGCAAACAAACCGGCAAACTCTACCAGCAGGGAGCCAAATACCGGCTGGAACTCCCCGACCGTACCCTGGTCTGTGATGGTAAATCCATGTGGAGTTTCCTCCGCGATGCCAATGAGATCCAGATCCAGGATGCCGCGGATGTACAGGATGAAGGTTATGCCACTCCATTGGACTGGTTGAAGATCTATAACGACCAGAGCTACTTTTTTGCATTGGTGGACCAGGTAAAAGACCACGGTCAGACCCTTGACCTGATCGAGTTCAAGTCCAAGATTCGCGACGAGGAAGTCTCCAAGGCACGACTAAGCCTGGACCCGCAAAGCATACCCCGGGCACTGGAATTATTTTATCGCGATGGGGTCCGGATGTCCCTGCAACTGACCACGCTCAAACCCAATCAACAGATCGCAGCCAATTTGTTCCAGATGGATGTCAACAAATATCCGGGGGCACATGTCGAAGACCTGCGGTTCTAA